A genomic window from Ignavibacteria bacterium includes:
- a CDS encoding aryl-sulfate sulfotransferase, translated as MKFILLYLLIAVKLFPNEIIYTDPVKGSIMVQPENNISIGYKDPLLVTNIDEILKCIKVEGSIGGIYNGSILITETNKKIIFKPNNPFLPGEKVNIELTAYLSKRNKTGTETYSYSFKIADKKIICDPVKTMERETGMILNTQVMQAAPPELIISVNNNPYPGKFFLAPLAGYSYNSIINNNGSSFWYQQYSVFTYDFKMHPNGNLTYFASNPPRFIEMDRNYNFVHTYTSGNGYTTDMHDIQIQPNGNAYLMAYDPQHVDMSQIVRGGNPNATVIGLIIQEVDLQNNVLFQWRSWDHMQITDAVRENLLDSVIDYVHGNAIEIDNDNNILISSRHLDEITKINRSTGNIMWRFGGKNNMFTIYNDSMQFRHQHDIRRISNGNITFFDNGTFRSPDFARAVEYNINEVNLTADLVWQFQRYPQAIAPWGGNVQRLPNGNTLIAWGGSYNTLTEVTPGGTVVFDASYPPGVNTYRGYKYIYPPDPTGINSTENEPVSFKLEQNYPNPFNPQTTVKFSLIEPAVTSIIIYDIKGSLIKHCFSGFLSKGSHTLVIDGKEISSGIYFYQLISGKYTDTRKMILVK; from the coding sequence ATGAAATTCATTCTACTATATTTGCTTATTGCAGTAAAGTTGTTTCCAAACGAGATAATTTATACTGACCCTGTAAAAGGAAGTATTATGGTTCAGCCTGAAAATAATATTTCAATTGGCTATAAAGATCCTTTACTAGTTACAAATATTGACGAAATACTTAAATGTATCAAAGTAGAAGGCTCTATAGGCGGAATTTATAATGGCTCAATTTTAATTACAGAAACAAACAAAAAAATAATTTTTAAGCCAAATAATCCATTTTTACCCGGAGAAAAAGTAAACATTGAATTAACTGCATATTTGAGTAAAAGAAATAAGACCGGGACTGAAACTTACAGTTATTCTTTTAAAATAGCTGATAAAAAAATTATTTGCGATCCTGTAAAAACTATGGAAAGGGAAACAGGAATGATTTTAAATACCCAGGTTATGCAGGCAGCACCGCCGGAATTGATAATTTCTGTTAACAATAATCCTTACCCGGGCAAATTTTTTCTGGCACCTTTAGCCGGTTACTCATACAATTCAATTATTAATAATAACGGAAGTTCATTTTGGTATCAGCAGTATTCAGTTTTTACATATGATTTTAAAATGCATCCTAATGGTAATTTAACATATTTTGCAAGTAACCCTCCGCGATTTATTGAAATGGACCGTAATTATAATTTTGTTCATACGTATACCAGTGGAAATGGGTATACAACAGATATGCACGATATCCAAATTCAGCCGAATGGCAATGCTTACCTGATGGCTTACGATCCGCAGCATGTTGATATGAGTCAAATTGTTCGCGGAGGTAATCCTAATGCGACTGTAATTGGCTTGATCATTCAGGAAGTAGACCTTCAGAACAATGTACTTTTCCAGTGGAGAAGCTGGGATCATATGCAGATAACTGATGCTGTAAGAGAAAACCTGCTGGATTCTGTAATTGATTACGTACACGGGAATGCAATTGAAATTGATAACGATAATAACATATTGATATCTTCCAGGCATCTTGATGAAATTACTAAAATAAACCGCTCCACCGGAAATATCATGTGGAGATTCGGCGGTAAAAACAATATGTTCACTATTTATAATGACTCAATGCAGTTCAGGCATCAGCATGATATCAGGAGAATAAGCAATGGCAATATTACTTTTTTTGATAATGGTACATTCAGATCACCTGATTTTGCCCGGGCAGTTGAATATAACATAAATGAAGTGAACCTGACAGCTGATTTGGTCTGGCAGTTTCAAAGATATCCCCAGGCAATTGCTCCTTGGGGTGGAAATGTTCAGCGGCTGCCTAATGGAAATACTTTAATTGCATGGGGAGGCAGCTATAATACTCTAACAGAAGTTACACCCGGGGGAACTGTAGTGTTTGATGCTTCGTATCCTCCGGGAGTAAATACCTATCGCGGATATAAATATATTTACCCGCCTGATCCTACTGGGATTAATTCAACTGAAAATGAACCAGTGAGTTTTAAATTAGAACAGAACTATCCTAATCCATTTAATCCGCAAACTACAGTTAAATTCTCTCTTATTGAACCTGCAGTAACTTCTATAATTATATACGATATTAAAGGGTCATTAATTAAACATTGTTTTTCTGGGTTTTTGAGTAAAGGGTCTCATACTTTAGTGATTGACGGAAAAGAGATTTCAAGTGGTATTTATTTTTATCAATTGATATCAGGAAAATATACTGATACCCGTAAAATGATATTAGTTAAATAA